In a genomic window of Thalassotalea piscium:
- a CDS encoding MurR/RpiR family transcriptional regulator, protein MNILEKIANELDTFSKSERKVAEVILSSPTTVIHASIASLAKQANISEPTVNRFCRRLDTKGYPDFKLHLAQSLANGTPYVNRHVDENDSAEEYTAKIFESTMANLELARKSLDTSTINRSVDLLTQANKISFFGLGASAVVAHDAQNKFFRFNVPVVYFDDILMQRMSAINSRQGDVVVVISHTGRTKSLVEVASLAKENDATVIGITTNGSPLAKECNIVLSIDVAEDTDLYMPMSSRIAQLALIDVLATGFTLRRGTKFRDNLKKVKDSLRSSRFERKE, encoded by the coding sequence ATGAATATTTTAGAAAAAATTGCTAATGAACTAGATACATTCAGTAAATCTGAACGTAAAGTAGCCGAGGTGATATTGTCATCACCAACCACAGTAATTCACGCGAGTATTGCTTCGTTAGCTAAGCAAGCAAATATAAGTGAGCCTACTGTAAATCGCTTTTGCCGGCGCTTAGATACTAAAGGGTACCCTGATTTTAAATTACATTTGGCACAAAGCCTAGCAAACGGCACACCCTATGTTAATCGACATGTCGATGAAAATGATTCAGCTGAAGAATATACAGCAAAGATTTTTGAATCAACAATGGCAAATCTTGAATTAGCGCGTAAAAGCTTAGACACCTCAACAATAAATCGCTCAGTAGATCTATTGACACAGGCTAATAAAATTTCTTTTTTTGGCCTAGGCGCTTCTGCCGTAGTGGCTCATGACGCACAAAATAAATTTTTTCGTTTTAACGTTCCCGTTGTTTATTTTGATGACATATTAATGCAACGTATGAGTGCTATTAATAGTCGTCAAGGTGATGTTGTTGTTGTTATTTCTCATACAGGACGAACAAAGTCATTGGTTGAAGTAGCAAGTTTAGCTAAAGAAAATGATGCCACAGTAATAGGGATAACAACAAATGGTTCACCGCTAGCGAAAGAATGTAATATCGTTTTATCAATCGATGTTGCTGAAGATACAGATTTATATATGCCGATGTCTTCCCGTATAGCTCAACTTGCTTTAATTGATGTATTAGCTACAGGGTTTACGCTAAGACGCGGCACTAAGTTTAGAGATAATTTGAAAAAAGTAAAAGATAGCTTACGAAGCTCACGATTTGAACGCAAAGAATAG
- the edd gene encoding phosphogluconate dehydratase, which translates to MNKKILAITNNIIERSKATRAAYLKKIEAQKSQTVHRANLSCGNLAHGFAACGKEDKQILRGLNHSDIAIVSAYNDMLSAHQPYEAYPKIIKQAIRDTGGVAQFAGGVPAMCDGVTQGQPGMDLSLMSRDVIAMSTAIALSHNMFDGAVILGICDKIVPGLLIATMTFGHLPTVFIPAGPMPSGIPNKEKARVRQQFAKGEIGVEELLEAESASYHSPGTCTFFGTANSNQLVVEVMGLHLPGASFVSPNTQLREELTKAASRQVTRLTQQSGNYMPAGKMIDERSIVNAIVALLATGGSTNLTMHIIAFAKAAGIIVNFQDFNDLSDAVPLITRIYPNGSADVNHFQQAGGMALLFKELLGAGLLHEDVETICGRGLTQYTKTPEIKDGELVWLDTFDQSGDPAVIATTEKPFKADGGLKVLKGNLGVSVMKTSSLRDGSLIIKAPVVVFEDQHELDIAFNAGELNRDFIAVVRFQGPKARGMPELHKLTPPLGVLQDKGFKVALVTDGRMSGASGKVPAAIHLCPEALDGGLIAKVRNGDMITLNGETGELILDVDETVLEERVSSKFQVNGHHEGMGRELFGFMRRSLSSAETGACSLFDH; encoded by the coding sequence ATGAATAAAAAGATTTTAGCGATTACAAATAATATTATAGAACGTAGTAAAGCGACTCGTGCTGCATATTTAAAAAAAATAGAGGCACAAAAGTCACAAACAGTGCATAGAGCCAACTTATCATGTGGTAATTTAGCCCATGGTTTTGCAGCATGCGGCAAAGAAGACAAGCAAATACTGAGAGGGCTTAATCACTCAGATATTGCGATTGTTTCTGCCTATAACGACATGTTGTCGGCACATCAACCGTATGAGGCTTACCCTAAAATCATTAAACAGGCTATCCGTGATACAGGCGGTGTAGCGCAATTTGCAGGTGGTGTTCCAGCTATGTGTGATGGCGTAACCCAAGGCCAACCGGGAATGGATTTAAGCCTGATGAGCAGAGATGTTATTGCGATGTCTACTGCAATTGCTCTGTCACATAACATGTTTGATGGCGCGGTTATATTAGGTATTTGCGATAAAATTGTACCGGGCCTATTAATCGCTACTATGACGTTTGGACATTTACCTACTGTATTTATTCCTGCTGGACCAATGCCTTCAGGTATTCCAAATAAAGAAAAAGCACGAGTACGCCAACAGTTTGCTAAAGGTGAGATTGGTGTTGAAGAGTTGCTTGAGGCTGAGTCTGCATCTTACCATAGTCCTGGTACTTGTACTTTCTTCGGCACGGCTAACTCAAACCAGTTAGTAGTAGAGGTTATGGGGTTGCATCTACCAGGAGCTTCTTTTGTATCACCTAATACACAGTTAAGAGAAGAGTTAACCAAGGCTGCATCACGCCAGGTAACGCGTTTAACGCAACAGTCAGGTAATTACATGCCTGCAGGAAAAATGATAGATGAACGTTCGATCGTAAATGCCATTGTTGCTTTGCTAGCCACAGGCGGCTCGACAAACTTAACAATGCACATTATTGCTTTTGCTAAAGCCGCAGGTATTATCGTTAACTTTCAAGACTTTAATGACTTATCTGATGCTGTTCCGCTTATTACAAGAATTTATCCTAACGGGTCAGCAGATGTTAATCACTTTCAACAAGCAGGTGGTATGGCATTACTATTCAAAGAGTTGCTTGGAGCCGGCCTACTTCATGAAGATGTTGAGACTATATGTGGACGAGGGCTTACTCAATATACTAAAACACCTGAAATTAAAGATGGTGAATTAGTTTGGTTAGATACCTTCGATCAATCTGGTGATCCTGCTGTTATTGCGACTACAGAAAAACCTTTTAAAGCAGATGGTGGTCTAAAAGTACTTAAAGGTAACTTAGGGGTTTCAGTGATGAAAACCTCATCTTTACGCGATGGTAGCTTAATTATAAAAGCTCCGGTAGTTGTTTTTGAAGATCAGCATGAATTAGATATTGCTTTTAATGCTGGTGAACTTAATAGGGATTTTATCGCCGTAGTAAGGTTTCAAGGTCCTAAGGCTCGTGGTATGCCTGAGTTACATAAATTAACCCCACCACTTGGCGTACTACAAGACAAAGGTTTTAAAGTTGCTTTAGTAACCGATGGTCGTATGTCAGGTGCATCAGGAAAAGTTCCTGCAGCGATACACCTATGCCCAGAGGCATTAGATGGCGGTTTGATCGCAAAAGTACGTAATGGAGACATGATAACGTTAAATGGCGAAACAGGAGAGCTAATACTTGATGTGGATGAAACAGTACTTGAAGAAAGAGTGTCATCTAAATTTCAAGTTAATGGCCATCATGAAGGGATGGGCCGGGAGCTATTTGGTTTTATGCGAAGAAGCTTAAGCTCAGCTGAAACTGGAGCCTGTTCTTTATTTGATCACTAA
- the pyk gene encoding pyruvate kinase, protein MPRRTKIVATLGPATEDREILKKVLAAGVNVVRLNFSHGTPEDHIARAVMVRELAQELGIYVGILGDLQGPKIRISTFKDGPIKLAVGEKFELDANLAKGEGCQTKVGIDYKKLPEDVHAGDILLLDDGRVQLKVLSTEGASVFTEVTVGGPLSNNKGINRQGGGLTAPALTEKDKEDIKLAAKIDVDFLAVSFPRDAADMREARLLAQEANCNARLVSKIERAEAVNDDKVLDEIILASDVVMVARGDLGVEIGDAALVGKQKHIIARSRQLNRAVITATQMMETMIEQPMPTRAEVMDVSNAVLDGTDAVMLSAETAAGKYPVETVTAMASVCVGAETHRSVNISNHRMELTFTEVSETIALSAMYAANHLDGVKAIISLTESGQTSKIMSRITSGLPIYSLSRHQKTLNNSAIYRGVYPLYFDSTPCTNDDLSEKVLAAVVKKADLKEGDKVIFTYGDMMETVGATNTMKVLVITKFNNK, encoded by the coding sequence ATGCCTAGAAGAACAAAAATTGTTGCCACCTTAGGTCCAGCAACAGAAGACCGTGAAATTCTCAAAAAAGTACTGGCCGCTGGCGTTAATGTGGTAAGACTTAACTTTTCGCATGGCACCCCTGAAGACCATATAGCCCGAGCAGTTATGGTTAGAGAACTTGCTCAAGAATTAGGTATTTATGTTGGAATATTAGGTGATTTACAAGGACCTAAAATTCGAATATCTACGTTTAAAGATGGCCCGATAAAATTAGCCGTAGGTGAAAAGTTTGAATTAGATGCAAATTTAGCCAAAGGTGAAGGATGCCAAACAAAAGTAGGTATTGACTATAAAAAGCTGCCCGAAGATGTACATGCAGGTGACATTTTATTGTTAGATGATGGGCGAGTTCAATTAAAGGTATTAAGCACTGAAGGTGCTTCTGTATTTACCGAAGTTACCGTTGGAGGCCCTTTATCAAATAATAAAGGGATAAATCGCCAAGGTGGTGGTTTGACTGCTCCTGCACTTACAGAAAAAGATAAAGAAGATATTAAATTAGCCGCAAAAATTGATGTCGACTTTTTAGCCGTATCATTTCCACGTGATGCTGCCGATATGCGTGAGGCTCGCTTATTAGCGCAAGAAGCTAATTGTAATGCACGTTTAGTGTCAAAAATTGAACGGGCTGAAGCCGTTAATGATGATAAGGTATTAGATGAAATAATACTTGCATCAGACGTTGTTATGGTTGCCCGTGGTGATTTAGGCGTTGAAATTGGCGACGCTGCCCTAGTTGGAAAGCAAAAGCATATAATTGCACGAAGTCGTCAATTAAACCGTGCTGTAATTACAGCAACACAAATGATGGAAACAATGATCGAGCAACCCATGCCTACCCGTGCCGAAGTAATGGATGTTTCGAACGCGGTACTAGATGGTACTGATGCTGTTATGTTGTCTGCTGAAACTGCCGCAGGTAAGTACCCTGTTGAAACGGTAACTGCGATGGCTTCTGTTTGTGTAGGTGCGGAAACTCATCGTTCTGTCAATATCTCTAATCACAGAATGGAACTTACCTTCACTGAAGTGTCTGAGACTATTGCTTTGTCAGCTATGTATGCTGCCAATCATTTAGACGGTGTTAAAGCAATTATTTCATTAACTGAATCAGGGCAAACAAGTAAAATAATGTCACGTATTACTTCAGGCTTACCTATTTACTCATTGTCTCGTCATCAAAAAACGTTAAATAACTCTGCTATATATCGAGGTGTTTACCCTTTATATTTCGATTCTACGCCATGTACAAACGACGATTTATCGGAAAAGGTACTCGCCGCAGTTGTTAAAAAAGCAGATTTAAAAGAAGGTGATAAAGTTATATTTACCTATGGAGACATGATGGAAACAGTGGGTGCTACAAACACCATGAAGGTATTAGTGATCACTAAATTTAATAACAAATAA
- a CDS encoding sensor histidine kinase, whose protein sequence is MNWKNIIENKDRLFWLMHTGGWLGFVLIHYLSSLLHDLRDLFVIIIFLNAYAGWMFSIPLRYLYRKIWNSTPLKIALTVLLASYFTGLLWQIVKNINYWEIYKHGYRPEFLIHYLKNSLFSFSIMLCWSVLYFGTKYYQMLQTEKQNVLQANSVAHQAQLKMLRYQLNPHFLFNTLNAISTLILVEDNKTANGMVTKLSEFLRYSLDKDPMKRVTLDNEIDALKLYLGIEKVRFEERLKIEINIASDCRQALVPSMILQPLAENSIKYAIAEREEGGTITVSVSRFGNDLLIELSDDGPGANIVDGNIFRDKGVGLANTRERLQALYPGNFSLVIAQNNPNGVKVNIRLPYDNGN, encoded by the coding sequence GTGAATTGGAAAAACATTATTGAAAATAAAGACCGATTATTTTGGTTAATGCACACCGGCGGATGGCTTGGTTTTGTGTTGATCCATTATTTGAGCTCTTTACTTCATGATCTTCGTGATTTGTTCGTTATTATAATTTTCTTAAATGCATACGCAGGCTGGATGTTCAGTATTCCACTGCGCTATCTTTACCGTAAAATTTGGAATTCCACGCCTTTAAAAATAGCATTAACGGTACTATTAGCCTCTTATTTTACTGGTTTGCTCTGGCAGATTGTCAAAAACATTAATTACTGGGAAATTTATAAGCACGGATATAGGCCAGAGTTTTTAATTCATTACCTTAAGAATTCGTTATTTTCTTTTTCAATTATGCTGTGTTGGAGTGTGCTTTACTTTGGGACTAAATATTACCAAATGCTGCAAACAGAGAAGCAAAATGTCCTACAAGCAAATAGTGTAGCTCATCAAGCCCAACTCAAAATGCTACGCTATCAATTAAATCCACATTTTTTATTTAATACGTTAAACGCAATTTCAACGTTAATATTGGTTGAAGACAATAAAACAGCAAATGGTATGGTAACAAAACTTAGTGAATTTTTAAGGTATTCGCTTGATAAAGACCCAATGAAGCGAGTAACACTTGATAATGAAATTGATGCATTAAAGCTATACTTAGGGATTGAAAAGGTGCGTTTTGAAGAGCGCTTGAAAATAGAGATTAATATTGCCTCAGACTGCAGACAAGCGTTAGTTCCTAGTATGATATTGCAACCGTTGGCAGAAAACTCAATTAAATATGCTATTGCTGAAAGAGAAGAAGGTGGCACAATTACAGTAAGTGTAAGTCGTTTTGGTAATGATCTTTTAATAGAACTGTCAGATGATGGCCCCGGTGCTAATATTGTTGATGGTAATATTTTCAGAGATAAAGGTGTTGGTTTGGCCAATACCAGAGAAAGGCTACAAGCGCTTTACCCTGGAAATTTTTCATTAGTTATTGCCCAAAATAATCCAAATGGTGTTAAAGTTAACATCAGACTGCCATATGATAATGGAAATTAG
- the zwf gene encoding glucose-6-phosphate dehydrogenase, giving the protein MENFDYQSASEIVIFGALGDLSRRKLLPALYQLDLAGLLNPASRIVGVARQEHTPEEFEALVLENLHTFVKESLDQETIERFKARLVYQTLDFKQIDAYENLSETLANGHDTRVYYFSTPPDIYGDIGSGLNAANLICSKDRVVMEKPIGHCLASSIVINDHVSKYFAESQIYRIDHYLGKETVLNLLVLRFANSLFTNNWDRNCIDHVQITVAESVGIEGRWGFYDEAGQMRDMIQNHLLQILSLLAMEPPADLGADSIRDEKLKVLRALVPITRFNVKDKTVRGQYTDGFLNGIAVPGYLNEEDSNENSNTETFVAIKTEIDNWRWKGVPFYLRTGKRMPAKHSEIVIHFKQQPHNIFKDSYADLPSNKLTIRLQPDEGVELEMMNKIPGIASQMKIHENKLDLSFSKTYKNTRVVEAYERLMLEVINGNQSLFVRRDEVEAAWKWADGIIEAWEDTNEAPKPYPAGSWGPVSSIALIARDDRQWVE; this is encoded by the coding sequence ATGGAAAATTTTGATTATCAATCAGCGAGTGAGATTGTTATTTTTGGGGCGTTAGGTGATTTATCACGTAGAAAACTATTACCTGCCTTATATCAATTAGATCTTGCTGGCCTATTAAACCCAGCGAGTCGTATTGTTGGGGTTGCTCGTCAAGAGCATACACCAGAAGAGTTTGAAGCTCTGGTTTTAGAAAATTTACATACTTTTGTTAAAGAAAGTTTGGATCAAGAAACTATAGAAAGGTTTAAAGCACGCCTGGTATATCAAACACTCGATTTTAAACAAATAGATGCTTATGAAAATTTAAGCGAAACCTTGGCTAATGGCCATGATACTCGTGTTTATTATTTCTCTACGCCACCTGATATATATGGAGATATTGGTAGTGGACTTAATGCAGCAAATCTTATTTGTAGTAAAGATCGTGTCGTAATGGAAAAGCCTATAGGGCATTGCTTAGCATCCTCAATTGTAATTAATGATCATGTATCTAAGTATTTTGCAGAAAGCCAAATTTATAGAATTGATCATTACTTAGGTAAAGAAACCGTATTAAATTTACTTGTTCTGCGTTTTGCAAACTCATTATTTACTAATAATTGGGACAGAAACTGTATTGATCATGTTCAAATTACAGTGGCTGAAAGTGTTGGTATTGAAGGTCGTTGGGGCTTTTATGATGAAGCAGGGCAGATGCGAGACATGATACAAAATCATTTGTTGCAAATATTGTCATTATTAGCAATGGAGCCTCCTGCAGATCTAGGTGCAGATAGTATTCGTGACGAAAAGCTAAAGGTGCTTCGTGCGTTGGTGCCTATAACGCGATTTAATGTAAAAGATAAAACAGTTCGTGGACAATACACTGATGGTTTTTTAAATGGAATTGCGGTACCAGGATATTTAAATGAAGAAGACTCTAACGAGAATAGTAATACAGAAACCTTTGTTGCAATAAAAACTGAAATTGATAACTGGCGATGGAAAGGGGTTCCCTTTTATTTAAGAACCGGAAAACGGATGCCAGCAAAACATAGCGAAATAGTGATTCATTTTAAACAACAGCCACACAATATTTTTAAAGACAGCTATGCTGATTTACCTTCGAATAAACTCACCATTCGACTGCAACCAGATGAAGGGGTTGAGTTAGAAATGATGAATAAAATTCCAGGTATCGCATCACAAATGAAAATTCATGAAAATAAACTCGATTTGAGCTTTTCTAAAACTTATAAAAACACGCGGGTTGTTGAAGCATATGAACGTTTAATGTTGGAAGTGATCAATGGTAATCAATCTTTATTCGTGCGCAGGGATGAAGTTGAAGCTGCATGGAAATGGGCAGATGGCATTATCGAAGCTTGGGAGGACACTAACGAAGCACCAAAACCATACCCAGCCGGCTCTTGGGGGCCAGTTTCTTCAATTGCTTTAATTGCACGCGACGACAGACAATGGGTAGAATAA
- a CDS encoding ATP-dependent 6-phosphofructokinase, whose translation MKNIALLTSGGDAPGMNAAIRAIVLSAHHYNYNLIGYYHGYNGLINRECKSLKLADVNGIIGRGGTILKSARCNAMHSEQGVNQAILTLENDKIDALIVIGGDGSFKGAIKLAKHWQGQVIGIPGTIDNDICETDYTIGFSTAVNTAIEAIDKIRDTADAFERVFLVEVMGRRSGHITFNVGIATAAEQILSFENFDCTDQAARLNDLSNDIKVVQQNRHAGYLIVIAENLWPEGNTNLAAQITNKTGIDCTPCILGHIQRGGAPVAKDRILATKLGIAAVQAITEDKTGIMIGESNGAVVTVLLQHATQKTKEVSQRLIKAQHDILSVSNQG comes from the coding sequence ATGAAAAATATCGCATTACTTACAAGTGGTGGAGATGCCCCTGGAATGAATGCAGCAATTCGTGCAATTGTTTTAAGTGCCCATCATTATAACTATAACCTTATTGGCTATTATCATGGTTATAATGGTTTAATTAATCGAGAGTGTAAAAGCCTTAAATTAGCTGATGTTAACGGTATTATTGGCCGTGGAGGTACTATTTTAAAAAGTGCACGGTGCAATGCAATGCACAGCGAACAGGGAGTTAATCAGGCTATTCTTACCCTTGAAAATGATAAAATAGATGCGCTCATTGTCATCGGTGGCGATGGTTCATTCAAAGGCGCAATCAAGTTAGCAAAACATTGGCAAGGTCAGGTGATTGGTATACCCGGCACTATCGATAATGATATTTGCGAAACCGACTATACTATTGGGTTTTCTACAGCTGTAAATACCGCAATTGAAGCTATCGATAAGATCAGAGATACCGCTGATGCATTTGAGCGTGTATTTTTAGTAGAAGTGATGGGGCGTAGAAGTGGCCATATTACTTTTAATGTAGGAATTGCCACTGCAGCTGAGCAGATATTATCATTTGAGAACTTTGACTGTACTGATCAAGCTGCACGCCTTAATGACTTAAGTAATGACATTAAAGTCGTTCAACAAAATCGTCATGCGGGCTATTTAATCGTTATAGCAGAAAATTTATGGCCCGAAGGAAATACAAACCTTGCAGCTCAAATAACAAACAAAACTGGCATAGACTGTACACCATGTATATTAGGGCATATACAGCGTGGTGGTGCACCTGTGGCTAAAGATCGCATTTTAGCTACCAAACTTGGTATAGCTGCTGTACAAGCGATCACAGAAGATAAAACAGGGATAATGATCGGAGAAAGTAATGGTGCTGTCGTTACGGTTTTACTTCAACACGCAACCCAAAAAACGAAAGAAGTAAGTCAGCGACTAATAAAAGCGCAACATGATATTTTATCAGTATCAAATCAAGGTTAA
- a CDS encoding bifunctional 4-hydroxy-2-oxoglutarate aldolase/2-dehydro-3-deoxy-phosphogluconate aldolase, with the protein MTVVRNWKVSPKDLFEMGPVIPVLVIENVEDALPIAKALLSAGIKVLEVTLRTPSAFAVIKKIAQELPDAIVGAGTVTNKELLQRSIDAGAKFAISPGLTKDLLQAANEGEIPLIPGVSSISELMDGIDLGYDHFKFFPAEASGGVKAIQSIGGPFPHIKFCPTGGINIGNIRDYLALNNVICCGGSWLVSDEIIANKDWKAISALSKQVLSHVN; encoded by the coding sequence ATGACTGTAGTTAGAAATTGGAAGGTTTCCCCAAAAGACCTGTTTGAAATGGGGCCGGTTATCCCTGTACTTGTAATTGAGAATGTTGAAGACGCACTACCTATTGCTAAAGCTTTGTTATCTGCAGGGATCAAAGTCTTGGAAGTCACTTTACGAACTCCTTCAGCTTTTGCTGTAATCAAAAAGATAGCACAGGAACTTCCTGACGCTATTGTTGGTGCAGGCACTGTAACTAATAAGGAATTGTTACAACGTTCAATTGATGCTGGTGCAAAGTTTGCTATTAGTCCTGGCTTAACAAAAGATTTGTTACAAGCAGCGAACGAAGGCGAAATACCATTAATACCAGGTGTTTCATCAATTTCTGAATTAATGGATGGTATCGATTTAGGTTATGATCATTTTAAGTTCTTCCCAGCTGAGGCTTCTGGTGGCGTAAAAGCAATTCAATCTATAGGTGGTCCATTTCCGCATATTAAATTTTGCCCAACCGGCGGTATTAATATTGGCAATATACGTGATTATTTAGCATTGAATAATGTAATATGTTGTGGTGGCTCTTGGTTAGTTTCAGACGAAATTATTGCTAATAAAGATTGGAAGGCAATAAGCGCACTTTCAAAACAAGTGTTATCGCATGTTAACTAA
- a CDS encoding LytR/AlgR family response regulator transcription factor, producing the protein MNKALSTIIVDDEPLARKGLAVRLAEHKDINIIAQCSNGREAIEAVRIHQPDLMFLDIQMPGLNGFEVMQSIIDQNLTLPMVVFVTAFDQYALQAFEVHAQDYLLKPADEERLSQSLDKIREKRQSQQNAEHKSKLVRLVSNVTGNDYHTILKELESDLPVSITSYSDVLAIKDGGEVSRVPTKDILWIDAAGDYMCVHTEENTHILRKTMKQLEELLDPKLFVRSHRSTIVNKHYIGKFCSQLNGEYFLVMSNGKELKVSRSYKDKVKQAVNE; encoded by the coding sequence ATGAACAAAGCGTTGTCAACAATTATTGTTGATGATGAACCGTTAGCTCGTAAGGGTTTAGCCGTTCGTTTAGCTGAGCACAAAGACATTAATATAATAGCCCAATGCAGTAATGGTCGAGAAGCAATTGAAGCGGTAAGAATACATCAACCCGACTTAATGTTTTTAGATATTCAAATGCCGGGTTTAAATGGCTTTGAGGTTATGCAATCTATCATCGACCAAAATTTAACCTTACCCATGGTTGTTTTTGTTACTGCATTTGATCAATATGCACTTCAAGCGTTTGAGGTACATGCACAAGACTATTTATTGAAACCAGCGGATGAAGAACGATTATCTCAATCGCTAGATAAAATTAGAGAAAAACGTCAAAGCCAACAAAATGCCGAGCACAAATCGAAATTAGTGCGTTTGGTCAGTAATGTTACTGGTAATGACTATCACACAATATTGAAAGAGCTAGAATCTGATCTTCCCGTTTCTATTACCAGTTATTCTGATGTGCTTGCGATAAAGGATGGTGGTGAAGTTAGTAGGGTGCCAACTAAAGATATATTATGGATTGATGCAGCGGGAGATTACATGTGTGTTCATACTGAAGAAAATACACATATCTTAAGAAAAACAATGAAACAGCTCGAAGAGTTACTGGACCCTAAACTTTTTGTACGTAGTCATCGTTCTACTATTGTGAATAAACACTATATTGGTAAGTTTTGTAGTCAACTTAACGGCGAATACTTTTTAGTAATGAGTAATGGTAAAGAACTGAAGGTTAGTCGTAGTTACAAAGACAAAGTTAAACAAGCCGTTAACGAATAG
- the tehB gene encoding tellurite resistance methyltransferase TehB — MTVDLNSRYGLSAVHSEVVDACKIIEPCNALDMGCSSGRNALYLAQLGFDVTAIDINPSAIAMLERICSEEKLNSIQTQVSDINNASLDTNYGFISCTVTLMFIDPSRFDDIIADMQKSTFVGGYNLIVCAMNTEEHPCPVPFPFTLKAGQLREVYDGWELIKYNEDLGTMHNGAQLQFATLLARKLS; from the coding sequence ATGACAGTTGATTTAAATAGCCGTTATGGCCTAAGTGCCGTACATAGTGAAGTGGTAGATGCGTGTAAAATTATTGAGCCATGTAATGCTTTAGATATGGGATGTTCTAGCGGGCGAAATGCACTTTACCTTGCTCAGCTTGGGTTTGATGTTACCGCAATAGATATTAACCCTAGTGCTATTGCTATGTTAGAGCGTATTTGTAGTGAAGAAAAGCTTAATTCTATCCAGACTCAAGTAAGCGATATAAATAATGCTAGCCTTGATACTAACTATGGTTTTATATCCTGTACCGTAACCTTAATGTTTATCGATCCGTCACGCTTTGATGATATTATTGCTGATATGCAAAAGTCTACGTTTGTTGGCGGGTATAATCTAATTGTGTGTGCGATGAATACCGAAGAACATCCTTGTCCTGTTCCATTTCCTTTTACCCTTAAAGCAGGGCAGTTACGTGAAGTGTATGACGGTTGGGAACTTATTAAATACAATGAAGACTTAGGTACAATGCATAATGGCGCCCAATTGCAGTTTGCTACTTTACTAGCTCGTAAGCTTAGCTAA
- the pgl gene encoding 6-phosphogluconolactonase yields MYQINEFKQRESLDQALASKVADILVEAVKSKGKASIAVSGGSTPKGFFKALSQIDLPWANITITLADERWVAFDSADSNTRLVHENLLQNKAVAANFFHLKQDNILSEETLADLNVAAASMLLPLDVLILGMGEDGHTASLFPCSDQIDECFSTSAPLLRVLPKTAPNERISFSFLSLKESKNIFLHISGTGKKVVLNKALADTNIKEMPIRAFIQDPEINTQVFWAE; encoded by the coding sequence ATGTATCAAATTAATGAATTTAAACAACGTGAATCTCTTGATCAAGCACTTGCTAGTAAAGTAGCAGATATCTTAGTTGAAGCAGTAAAATCTAAAGGTAAAGCAAGTATCGCTGTATCAGGAGGTTCAACCCCTAAAGGTTTTTTTAAGGCGTTATCACAAATAGATTTACCATGGGCCAATATTACCATTACCCTAGCAGATGAACGTTGGGTAGCGTTTGATAGTGCCGACAGTAACACACGGTTAGTACATGAAAATTTACTGCAAAATAAAGCCGTTGCGGCAAACTTTTTTCATTTAAAGCAAGACAATATATTATCTGAAGAAACATTAGCTGATTTAAATGTTGCAGCAGCGTCAATGTTATTACCGCTTGATGTCCTTATATTAGGTATGGGAGAGGACGGCCACACAGCGTCATTGTTTCCCTGCAGCGACCAAATTGATGAATGTTTTTCTACATCAGCTCCTTTATTAAGGGTTTTACCTAAAACCGCACCTAACGAACGTATTAGTTTTAGCTTTTTGTCTTTAAAAGAAAGTAAAAACATTTTCCTCCATATCAGCGGAACTGGTAAGAAAGTAGTATTAAATAAAGCGTTAGCGGATACCAACATTAAAGAAATGCCAATTAGGGCATTTATACAAGACCCTGAAATTAATACACAAGTTTTTTGGGCGGAGTAA